Proteins encoded in a region of the Sphingomonas japonica genome:
- the nadB gene encoding L-aspartate oxidase — MNDPHQTDVLVIGSGAAGLTAALNLASRFRVTVLAKGGLGEGSTAWAQGGIAAVLEPGDTFDNHVEDTMVAGAGLNDRATVEFVVERAPAAIARLAELGVPFNVAENGADGWHLTREGGHSHRRIVHVDDATGWAVQEALINAARANPNITLVPDMVAIDLATSRHEARYSGAGDVWGVYAVNKATGHVELFTARATILATGGAGRTYQFSTAPRGATGDGIAMAWRAGCRVSNMEFMQFHPTCLFNLEVKNFLITEAVRGEGGRLINPVTAKRFMTYYDPERLELAPRDVVARAIDAEIKRFGLDYVHLDISHQPPEFVAQHFPTIHAKLLGLGIDMTTDPIPVVPAQHYTCGGVVVDRDGRTDLPGLYAAGEVSQSGLHGANRLASNSLLECFVYGEAAARHIAEHWAELSAPPPIRPWDESRVADSDEEVVIKQNWTEIRRFMWNYVGIVRSTKRLERAQHRIRMLNEEVNDYYGHFRVTPDLIELRNLLQSAELIVRSALHRKESRGLHYTIDYPETLAEAHDTILVP; from the coding sequence ATGAACGATCCGCACCAGACCGACGTGCTCGTCATCGGGTCGGGCGCAGCCGGGCTTACCGCCGCGCTCAACCTTGCCAGCCGGTTTCGCGTCACCGTGCTGGCCAAGGGCGGGCTGGGCGAAGGATCGACAGCGTGGGCGCAGGGCGGCATCGCGGCGGTGCTCGAACCCGGGGACACGTTCGACAACCATGTCGAGGATACGATGGTCGCCGGCGCCGGCCTCAACGACCGTGCCACCGTCGAGTTCGTGGTCGAGCGCGCACCGGCCGCGATCGCGCGGCTCGCCGAACTCGGCGTACCGTTCAACGTCGCCGAGAATGGCGCCGACGGCTGGCATCTGACGCGCGAGGGCGGACATTCGCATCGCCGCATCGTCCATGTCGACGACGCCACCGGCTGGGCGGTTCAAGAAGCGCTGATCAACGCCGCGCGCGCCAATCCCAACATCACCCTGGTCCCCGACATGGTCGCGATCGACCTTGCCACCAGCCGCCACGAGGCGCGCTATTCGGGTGCCGGCGATGTGTGGGGCGTCTATGCCGTCAACAAGGCGACCGGGCATGTCGAGCTGTTCACCGCGCGCGCGACGATCCTGGCGACCGGCGGTGCGGGGCGGACCTATCAATTCTCGACCGCGCCGCGCGGGGCGACCGGCGACGGCATCGCCATGGCGTGGCGCGCGGGGTGCCGCGTGTCGAACATGGAATTCATGCAGTTCCATCCGACCTGCCTGTTCAACCTCGAGGTCAAGAACTTCCTGATCACCGAGGCGGTGCGCGGCGAGGGCGGGCGGTTGATCAACCCGGTCACCGCCAAGCGCTTCATGACCTATTACGACCCCGAGCGGCTCGAACTCGCTCCGCGCGACGTGGTGGCGCGGGCGATCGATGCGGAGATCAAGCGGTTCGGGCTCGACTACGTCCACCTCGACATCAGCCACCAGCCGCCCGAATTCGTCGCGCAGCATTTCCCGACGATTCATGCCAAGCTGCTGGGGCTCGGCATCGACATGACCACCGACCCGATCCCGGTGGTGCCGGCGCAGCATTATACCTGCGGCGGCGTGGTGGTCGATCGCGACGGGCGCACCGACCTGCCCGGCCTGTACGCCGCAGGCGAAGTCAGCCAGTCGGGGCTGCACGGCGCCAACCGCCTGGCGTCGAATTCGCTGCTCGAATGCTTCGTCTATGGCGAGGCGGCGGCGCGGCACATCGCCGAGCATTGGGCCGAGCTGAGCGCTCCGCCGCCGATCCGGCCATGGGACGAAAGCCGCGTCGCCGACAGCGACGAGGAAGTCGTCATCAAGCAGAACTGGACCGAAATCCGCCGCTTCATGTGGAATTATGTCGGCATCGTCCGCTCGACCAAAAGACTGGAACGCGCGCAGCACCGCATCCGCATGCTGAACGAGGAGGTCAACGACTATTACGGCCATTTCCGCGTCACGCCCGACCTGATCGAATTGCGTAACCTGTTGCAATCGGCGGAGCTGATCGTGCGCAGCGCGCTGCATCGCAAGGAAAGCCGCGGGCTCCACTATACGATCGACTATCCCGAGACGCTGGCGGAGGCACACGACACGATACTGGTGCCGTGA
- the paoA gene encoding aldehyde dehydrogenase iron-sulfur subunit PaoA: MPIDELEVSRRAVLVGGTASVAVTAIPAAQGQPAAVAAQLQPMSAKVTLNVNGRAQALDLDTRTTLLDALREHLNLTGTKKGCDHGQCGACTVIVDGRRINSCLTLAVMHDGDAVTTIEGLGTPDNLHPMQAAFVAADGYQCGYCTPGQICSAVAVLDEIKAGIPSHVSGDLDKRPQITNDEMRERMSGNICRCGAYSNILEAMTNVARGEVEGTGA, from the coding sequence ATGCCCATCGATGAGCTGGAAGTTTCGCGGCGGGCTGTGCTCGTCGGCGGGACGGCATCGGTTGCCGTCACCGCAATTCCTGCCGCGCAGGGCCAGCCGGCCGCCGTCGCGGCGCAGTTGCAGCCGATGTCGGCCAAGGTGACGCTGAACGTCAATGGCCGCGCACAGGCGCTCGATCTCGACACGCGCACGACGCTGCTTGATGCGCTGCGCGAGCATCTGAACCTCACCGGTACCAAGAAGGGTTGCGATCACGGCCAGTGCGGCGCGTGCACGGTGATCGTCGATGGACGGCGCATCAACAGCTGCCTGACGCTGGCGGTGATGCACGACGGCGACGCGGTGACGACGATCGAAGGGCTGGGCACGCCGGACAATCTTCACCCGATGCAGGCGGCGTTCGTGGCGGCCGACGGCTATCAGTGCGGCTATTGCACGCCGGGGCAGATCTGTTCGGCGGTGGCGGTGCTCGACGAGATCAAGGCGGGGATTCCCAGCCATGTCAGCGGCGACCTCGACAAGCGGCCGCAGATCACCAATGACGAGATGCGCGAGCGGATGAGCGGCAATATCTGCCGCTGCGGCGCCTATTCGAACATTCTCGAGGCGATGACCAACGTGGCCAGGGGCGAAGTCGAGGGGACAGGGGCATGA
- the bla gene encoding class A beta-lactamase: MERFTRLQRAMMLAGLAPLGVVGCVPAAQQPAPRLSAALPAPTYRVAVPVPPPPPPPPRALAPTALVTTINGLADAFGGRVGIAVKSIDDDWMVAKNGELALPQQSVSKLWVAMTTLDALDKGRISLDQSVTITRSDLTLFHQPIAALVKDGGYTTTVRDLLQRAMTRSDNTANDRLLKLVGGPASVNAFIADRNLGNIKFGPGERLLQAGTAGLQWKQDMAMGRAFEAARARLPRDVRRAAFDGYVANPPDGAGAAAIANALARLQRGDLLSPASTRWLISTMESSKTGRARLKAGTPAGWSLGHKTGTGQDFFGRTAGFNDIGILTAPNGKSYAIAVLIGDTSRPVPQRQELIQNVAAAVAANHR; encoded by the coding sequence GTGGAGCGCTTTACGAGGCTGCAACGGGCAATGATGCTGGCCGGGCTGGCGCCGCTCGGCGTCGTCGGTTGCGTTCCGGCGGCGCAGCAGCCCGCGCCGCGGCTGAGCGCGGCGCTTCCGGCACCCACCTATCGCGTTGCCGTTCCCGTCCCGCCGCCGCCCCCACCGCCGCCCCGCGCGCTTGCGCCGACCGCGCTGGTCACGACGATCAACGGCTTGGCAGACGCGTTCGGCGGCCGGGTCGGCATCGCGGTCAAGAGCATCGACGACGACTGGATGGTCGCCAAGAACGGCGAACTGGCGCTGCCCCAGCAAAGCGTGAGCAAATTGTGGGTGGCGATGACCACGCTCGACGCGCTCGACAAGGGACGTATCAGCCTCGACCAGTCGGTCACGATAACGCGCAGCGATCTGACGCTGTTTCATCAGCCGATCGCCGCATTGGTCAAGGACGGCGGCTATACCACCACGGTGCGCGACCTGCTCCAGCGCGCGATGACGCGCAGCGACAACACCGCCAACGACCGGCTACTCAAGCTGGTCGGCGGTCCCGCTAGCGTCAATGCCTTCATCGCCGACCGCAACCTGGGCAATATCAAGTTCGGGCCGGGCGAGCGGCTGCTCCAGGCCGGGACCGCCGGGCTGCAGTGGAAGCAGGACATGGCGATGGGCCGTGCGTTCGAAGCGGCGCGTGCGCGCCTGCCGCGCGATGTGCGCCGCGCGGCGTTCGACGGCTATGTCGCCAACCCGCCCGACGGCGCCGGTGCCGCGGCGATCGCCAATGCGCTTGCCCGGTTGCAGCGCGGCGACCTGTTGTCCCCTGCCTCGACACGCTGGCTGATCTCGACGATGGAATCGTCGAAGACCGGTCGTGCCCGGTTGAAGGCGGGAACGCCCGCCGGCTGGTCGCTGGGGCATAAGACCGGCACCGGTCAGGATTTCTTCGGTCGCACCGCAGGCTTCAACGACATCGGCATCCTGACCGCGCCCAACGGCAAGAGCTACGCGATCGCGGTGCTGATCGGCGATACCAGCCGCCCGGTTCCGCAGCGCCAGGAACTGATTCAGAACGTCGCGGCGGCGGTGGCGGCGAACCACCGCTGA
- the paoC gene encoding aldehyde oxidoreductase molybdenum-binding subunit PaoC has product MKFDTPAGPNPIDRMTVVGKATNRIDGPAKTTGTAPYAYERHDAVTNPAYGHVIGAAIAKGRITAIDTRAAEAAPGVLAIVTAENAGKLTKGSFNTAKLLAGPDVEHYHQAVAVVVAETFEQARAAAGLVRVDYARGQGRFDLAEAMDGAKMPSGDGNADTRLGDFAAAFERAPVKLDQRYSTPDQAHAMMEPHASTAAWNGDELTLWTANQMIDWGKGDVAKTLGIPKDKVRLIAPYVGGGFGGKLFVRADALLAALGARAAKRPVKVALTRPMSINNTTHRPATIQRIRLGADRDGTLTAIGHESWSGDLPGGGPEVATAQTPLLYAGANRMTALRLAVLDLPEGNAMRAPGEAPGLMALEIAMDELAEQLEMDPIELRIRNDTQVDPMKPERPFSQRQLVECLRVGADRFGWSKRQAPRATRDGDWYVGMGVASAFRNNIVMDSGARVRLSPQGVVTVETDMTDIGTGTYTIVAQTAAEMLGVPLEQVVVRLGDSSFPASAGSGGQWGANSSTAGVYAACVKLRETVAQRLGLDPATADFVGGNVVAGGRSVPLAQAAQGGEIAVEDKIEFGDLAQKAQQSTFGAHFVEAAVNRFTGEARIRRMLAVCAAGRILNPKSARSQVIGGMVMGAGAAMMEHLVVDKRFGFFVNHDLAGYEVPVHADIPHQEVIFLPETDPMSSPMKAKGVGELGICGIGAAVANAIYNATGVRVRDYPITLDTYLDQLPAIA; this is encoded by the coding sequence ATGAAGTTCGACACGCCCGCAGGCCCCAATCCGATCGACCGCATGACCGTGGTCGGCAAGGCCACCAATCGCATAGACGGTCCGGCCAAGACCACCGGCACCGCGCCTTATGCCTATGAGCGGCACGATGCGGTGACCAACCCCGCCTATGGCCATGTCATCGGCGCGGCGATCGCCAAGGGGCGGATCACCGCGATCGATACCAGGGCGGCCGAAGCTGCCCCGGGCGTGCTCGCCATCGTTACCGCCGAGAATGCAGGCAAGCTGACCAAGGGCAGCTTCAACACCGCGAAGCTGCTCGCCGGACCGGACGTCGAGCATTATCATCAGGCAGTCGCGGTCGTCGTCGCCGAAACCTTCGAGCAGGCGCGGGCGGCGGCCGGGCTGGTCCGCGTCGACTATGCGCGCGGGCAGGGCAGGTTCGATCTCGCCGAGGCGATGGACGGCGCCAAGATGCCGTCGGGCGACGGCAATGCCGACACCCGGTTGGGCGATTTCGCCGCAGCGTTCGAGCGCGCTCCGGTCAAGCTCGATCAGCGCTATTCGACGCCCGACCAGGCGCATGCGATGATGGAGCCGCATGCCTCGACCGCGGCGTGGAACGGCGACGAGCTGACCTTGTGGACCGCCAACCAGATGATCGACTGGGGCAAGGGCGACGTCGCCAAGACGCTCGGCATCCCCAAGGACAAGGTGCGGCTGATCGCGCCCTATGTCGGCGGCGGTTTCGGCGGCAAGCTGTTCGTGCGCGCCGATGCGTTACTGGCGGCGCTGGGCGCACGCGCCGCCAAGCGCCCGGTCAAGGTCGCGCTGACCCGGCCGATGTCGATCAACAACACCACGCATCGCCCGGCGACGATCCAGCGCATCCGGCTGGGTGCCGACCGCGACGGCACGCTGACCGCGATCGGGCACGAAAGCTGGTCGGGCGATCTGCCCGGTGGCGGACCCGAAGTCGCGACCGCGCAGACGCCTTTGCTCTATGCCGGGGCCAACCGCATGACCGCGCTCAGGCTGGCGGTACTCGACCTGCCCGAGGGCAATGCGATGCGCGCGCCGGGCGAGGCTCCCGGATTGATGGCGCTCGAAATCGCGATGGACGAGCTCGCCGAACAGCTCGAGATGGACCCGATCGAATTGCGCATCAGGAACGACACCCAGGTCGATCCGATGAAGCCCGAGCGGCCGTTCTCGCAGCGGCAATTGGTCGAATGCCTCCGCGTCGGCGCCGATCGCTTCGGCTGGAGCAAGCGCCAGGCACCGCGCGCGACCCGCGATGGCGACTGGTATGTCGGCATGGGCGTCGCCTCGGCGTTCCGCAACAACATCGTCATGGATTCGGGCGCGCGGGTGCGGCTGAGCCCGCAGGGCGTGGTCACGGTCGAAACCGACATGACCGATATCGGCACCGGCACCTATACCATCGTCGCGCAGACCGCGGCGGAGATGCTGGGGGTGCCGCTCGAACAGGTGGTGGTCAGGCTGGGCGACTCGTCGTTTCCGGCATCGGCCGGATCGGGCGGGCAGTGGGGCGCCAACAGCTCGACCGCCGGCGTCTATGCGGCGTGCGTGAAGCTGCGCGAGACGGTGGCGCAGCGGCTCGGGCTCGACCCCGCCACCGCTGATTTCGTCGGCGGCAATGTCGTGGCGGGCGGGCGCAGCGTGCCGCTGGCGCAGGCGGCGCAGGGCGGCGAGATCGCGGTCGAGGACAAGATCGAGTTCGGCGACCTGGCGCAAAAGGCGCAGCAATCGACGTTCGGCGCGCATTTCGTCGAGGCGGCGGTCAACCGCTTCACCGGCGAGGCGCGTATCCGCCGGATGCTGGCGGTATGCGCGGCTGGGCGCATCCTCAACCCGAAATCGGCGCGCAGCCAGGTGATCGGCGGGATGGTGATGGGCGCCGGCGCGGCGATGATGGAGCATCTGGTCGTCGACAAGCGCTTCGGTTTCTTCGTCAACCATGATCTGGCCGGGTACGAAGTGCCGGTCCATGCCGACATCCCGCACCAGGAAGTCATTTTCCTGCCAGAGACCGATCCGATGTCGTCGCCGATGAAGGCCAAGGGCGTCGGCGAACTCGGTATCTGCGGGATCGGCGCGGCAGTCGCCAATGCGATCTACAACGCCACCGGCGTGCGCGTGCGCGACTATCCGATAACGCTCGACACCTATCTGGACCAGCTGCCGGCGATCGCGTGA
- a CDS encoding FAD binding domain-containing protein gives MRPFSYTRAATPAEAAAAAARTQGAKFIAGGTNLLDLMKLEIETPAQLIDVNGLGLDAIEKTDKGGLRIGALVRNTDLAADKRVRRDYGVLSRALLAGASGQLRNKATTAGNLLQRTRCPYFYDTNQACNKRKPGSGCAAIGGFSRQLGVVGMSDACIATNPSDMNVALRLLDANVETVRPDGSARLIAIADFHRLPGNTPQLDTNLEAGELITAVTLPKPIGGEHFYHKVRDRASYAFALVSVAAVIRRDGSGRVAVGGIGPKPWRVEAAEAELPRGAKPVAAGLLAGAKPTQDNRFKLSLTERTLGAVLAQARS, from the coding sequence ATGAGGCCGTTCAGCTATACCCGCGCCGCTACCCCCGCCGAGGCGGCCGCCGCCGCGGCGCGGACGCAAGGGGCCAAGTTCATCGCGGGCGGCACCAACCTGCTCGACCTGATGAAGCTGGAGATCGAGACGCCGGCGCAGCTGATCGACGTCAATGGCCTGGGCCTCGACGCGATCGAAAAGACTGACAAGGGCGGGCTGCGGATCGGGGCGCTGGTCCGCAATACCGATCTTGCCGCCGACAAGCGCGTGCGCCGCGATTACGGCGTATTGTCGCGCGCGCTGCTCGCCGGGGCGTCGGGACAGTTGCGCAACAAGGCGACGACCGCGGGCAACTTGCTGCAACGCACCCGCTGCCCGTATTTCTACGACACCAACCAGGCTTGCAACAAGCGCAAGCCGGGGTCGGGCTGCGCCGCGATCGGCGGGTTCAGCCGCCAGCTGGGCGTGGTCGGGATGAGCGACGCCTGCATCGCGACCAATCCCAGCGACATGAACGTCGCGCTGCGGCTGCTCGACGCGAACGTGGAGACGGTGCGGCCCGACGGCAGCGCGCGGTTGATCGCGATCGCCGATTTCCACCGTCTGCCGGGCAACACGCCGCAACTCGACACCAATCTGGAAGCGGGCGAGCTGATCACCGCGGTCACCTTGCCCAAGCCGATCGGCGGCGAGCATTTCTATCACAAGGTGCGCGACCGCGCGTCCTATGCCTTCGCGCTGGTGTCGGTCGCTGCGGTGATCCGGCGCGACGGATCGGGGCGGGTCGCGGTCGGCGGGATCGGTCCGAAGCCGTGGCGGGTCGAAGCGGCCGAGGCCGAACTGCCGCGCGGTGCCAAGCCGGTCGCTGCAGGGCTGCTGGCGGGAGCGAAGCCGACGCAGGATAATCGTTTCAAGCTGTCCCTTACCGAGCGCACGCTCGGTGCGGTGCTGGCGCAGGCGCGGAGTTGA
- a CDS encoding cation:proton antiporter: protein MPAAPPGLLEIYIPILLGFGLLTLMVAWTPMFLRRMPLSLPILCVGIGAGIFSLDRFAPYALHPLEGPQLVERAAELIVIVSLMGAGLKIDRAFNWANWSMTARLLGVAMPISILAFWWTGQALLGLGAATALLLAASLAPTDPVLASDVQIEDPHSSEDDEARFALTSEAGLNDSFAFPFVHLAILAAAGGWGIGVWQEWALDPVLMRLSIGAAVGIAGGWAVGHLIYALPTENKLSHTGDGFVALGVTLAIYAGTELLHGYGFLAVFLAGLMLRRASRNHDFNDRMHDFADETERLLMMVLLFMFGGMLTAGGLFALVGWEEAAFAAIAIFVIRPLAGWIALMGVARPPLERFVVAFFGIRGLGSIYYLAYGLNHASFEQPNRVWGAAGLVILVSILLHGISVTPIMRRLDRQRDIARE from the coding sequence GTGCCCGCTGCCCCGCCGGGGCTGCTCGAAATCTACATCCCGATCCTGCTCGGCTTCGGGCTGCTGACGCTGATGGTCGCGTGGACGCCGATGTTCCTGCGACGAATGCCGCTGTCGCTGCCGATCCTGTGCGTCGGCATCGGCGCCGGGATCTTCTCGCTCGATCGGTTCGCGCCCTATGCGCTGCATCCGCTCGAGGGGCCGCAGCTGGTCGAGCGGGCCGCGGAGCTGATCGTGATCGTGTCGCTGATGGGCGCGGGGCTCAAGATCGATCGTGCGTTCAATTGGGCCAACTGGTCGATGACGGCGCGGCTGCTGGGCGTGGCGATGCCGATCAGCATCCTTGCCTTCTGGTGGACGGGGCAAGCGCTGCTCGGCTTGGGCGCCGCGACCGCACTGCTGCTTGCGGCGTCGCTGGCGCCGACCGACCCGGTGCTGGCGTCCGACGTGCAGATCGAGGACCCGCATTCGAGCGAGGACGACGAGGCGCGCTTTGCGCTGACGTCCGAAGCCGGTCTCAACGATTCGTTCGCCTTTCCCTTCGTCCACCTCGCAATCCTGGCGGCGGCGGGCGGATGGGGGATCGGCGTGTGGCAGGAATGGGCGCTCGATCCGGTGCTGATGCGGCTGTCGATCGGCGCGGCCGTGGGGATCGCCGGAGGATGGGCGGTCGGCCACCTGATCTATGCCCTGCCGACCGAGAACAAGCTGTCGCATACCGGTGACGGTTTCGTGGCGCTGGGCGTGACGCTGGCGATCTATGCCGGCACCGAATTGCTCCACGGCTATGGCTTCCTTGCCGTGTTCCTCGCCGGGCTGATGCTGCGCCGCGCGTCGCGCAACCACGATTTCAACGACCGCATGCACGATTTCGCCGACGAGACCGAACGGCTGCTGATGATGGTGCTGCTGTTCATGTTCGGCGGGATGCTGACCGCGGGCGGGCTGTTCGCGCTGGTCGGGTGGGAGGAAGCCGCGTTCGCCGCCATCGCGATCTTCGTGATCCGGCCGCTGGCAGGGTGGATCGCGCTCATGGGTGTTGCCCGTCCGCCACTCGAACGCTTCGTCGTCGCCTTCTTCGGCATTCGGGGGCTGGGGTCGATCTATTATCTGGCCTATGGCCTCAACCACGCGAGCTTCGAGCAACCGAACCGCGTGTGGGGGGCAGCAGGGCTGGTGATACTCGTTTCGATCCTGTTGCACGGGATTTCCGTGACGCCGATCATGCGGCGGCTCGACCGGCAACGCGACATCGCCCGGGAATGA
- the polA gene encoding DNA polymerase I, producing the protein MPHLYLVDGSGYIFRAYHRLPPLTNVHGEPVGAVYGYTTMLWKLADEVHKADGPTHMAVILDKSSKTFRNDLYDQYKAHRPPPPEDLVPQFPMIRDATRAFSLPCIEEEGWEADDLIASYAKAALAQGWSVTIVSSDKDLMQLIEPGLDLYDTMNNRRLSDEHVVEKFGVPPKLLGDVLALMGDSVDNVPGVPGVGPKTAAKLIQEHGSLEAVLAAAPEMKKGKLRDNLIEHAPMARLSRELVTLACDVGLPDPLDDLELKGIPDAPLRAFLEHHGFRSLLAKLSAVADAPAPQSSAPVPPDNDPACDRDAYETVVDEAALEGWMIAAKHQGWVAIDTETTGLDATRAELVGVSLALHPNLACYIPLGHGGSDMFAERPVQLDRALVLAKLKELLEDESVLKIGHNLKYDLIVLQRCGISLAPYDDTIVMSFDLDAGLHGHGMDELAATHLAHSCIAYKDVVGTGKKQLGFQEIDLKTATRYAAEDADVTLRLWRRFKPRLAYEGATRVYEMVDRALVRVIADMEIAGVKVDSARLAQLSEEFSGRIAALETEIHGIVGTKFTIGSPKQLGDILFEQLKIKGGRKGKSGVYSTDVNELERIAADKDSPGAVIAAKVLDWRQLSKLKSTYTDALQAQINPATGRVHTSYSLTGAQTGRLSSTDPNLQNIPIRTEVGRQIRDAFVAEPGNVILAADYSQIELRLAAHIADVPQLREAFERGDDIHSMTANELFGEVNRDTRGRAKTINFAILYGISRWGLAGRLDVSADEAQAMIDRYFERFPGINRYIAETTQSVREKQFTTTLFGRKTHFPRIASKVQHERQGAERAAINAPIQGTSADIIKRAMARMGPALAEAGLPNVRMLMQVHDELVFELPETDVAAARPVIERVMATAAEPAVTLSVPLGVEIGVGPSWGAAH; encoded by the coding sequence ATGCCCCATCTCTACCTCGTCGACGGCTCCGGCTATATCTTTCGCGCCTATCACCGGCTGCCGCCGCTGACCAACGTCCATGGCGAGCCGGTCGGCGCGGTCTATGGCTACACTACCATGTTGTGGAAGCTGGCGGACGAGGTCCACAAGGCCGACGGCCCGACCCACATGGCGGTGATCCTCGACAAGTCGTCGAAAACCTTCCGCAATGACCTGTACGACCAGTACAAGGCGCATCGTCCCCCGCCGCCCGAGGACCTCGTCCCGCAATTCCCGATGATCCGCGACGCGACGCGGGCGTTCAGCCTGCCGTGTATTGAGGAGGAGGGCTGGGAAGCCGACGACCTGATCGCTAGCTATGCCAAAGCGGCGCTGGCGCAGGGCTGGTCGGTGACGATCGTGTCGTCGGACAAGGACCTGATGCAGCTGATCGAGCCGGGGCTCGACCTCTACGACACGATGAACAATCGGCGCTTGTCCGACGAGCATGTCGTCGAGAAGTTCGGAGTGCCGCCCAAGCTGCTCGGCGACGTGCTCGCGCTGATGGGCGACAGCGTCGATAACGTGCCCGGCGTTCCGGGTGTCGGTCCCAAGACCGCGGCGAAACTGATCCAGGAGCATGGCTCGCTGGAAGCCGTGCTGGCCGCAGCGCCCGAGATGAAGAAGGGCAAGCTCAGGGACAATCTGATCGAACATGCGCCGATGGCCAGGCTGTCGCGCGAACTGGTGACGCTGGCGTGCGACGTCGGATTGCCCGACCCGCTCGACGACCTCGAATTGAAGGGCATTCCGGACGCGCCGTTGCGGGCGTTCCTCGAACATCATGGCTTCCGTTCGCTGCTCGCCAAGCTGTCCGCGGTCGCCGATGCGCCGGCACCGCAATCCAGCGCCCCGGTGCCCCCGGACAACGATCCTGCGTGCGATCGCGACGCCTATGAGACGGTCGTCGACGAGGCCGCGCTCGAAGGCTGGATGATCGCAGCAAAGCACCAGGGCTGGGTGGCGATCGATACCGAGACCACCGGGCTCGACGCCACCCGCGCCGAACTGGTCGGCGTCAGCCTCGCGCTGCATCCCAACCTCGCCTGCTATATCCCGCTGGGGCATGGCGGCAGCGACATGTTCGCGGAACGGCCGGTGCAGCTCGATCGCGCGCTGGTGCTGGCGAAGCTGAAAGAACTGCTCGAGGACGAAAGCGTGCTCAAGATCGGGCACAACCTGAAATACGACCTGATCGTGCTGCAGCGCTGCGGGATCAGCCTTGCCCCCTATGACGATACCATCGTGATGAGCTTCGACCTCGATGCGGGCCTGCACGGGCACGGTATGGACGAGCTGGCGGCGACGCACCTGGCGCACAGCTGCATCGCGTACAAGGACGTCGTCGGCACCGGCAAGAAGCAGCTCGGCTTCCAGGAAATCGACCTCAAGACCGCGACCCGCTACGCCGCGGAGGATGCCGACGTCACGCTTCGGCTATGGCGGCGGTTCAAGCCGCGGCTGGCCTATGAGGGCGCGACGCGCGTGTACGAGATGGTCGATCGAGCGCTGGTCCGCGTCATCGCCGATATGGAAATCGCCGGGGTCAAGGTCGATTCCGCGCGGCTGGCGCAATTGTCCGAAGAGTTTTCGGGCCGGATCGCCGCGCTCGAGACCGAGATCCACGGCATCGTCGGCACGAAGTTCACTATCGGCAGCCCCAAGCAATTGGGCGACATCCTGTTCGAGCAGCTGAAGATCAAGGGCGGACGCAAAGGCAAGTCGGGGGTCTATTCGACCGACGTCAACGAACTCGAACGCATTGCCGCCGACAAGGATTCACCGGGTGCGGTAATCGCTGCAAAGGTGCTCGACTGGCGGCAACTGTCGAAGCTGAAATCGACCTATACCGACGCGCTGCAGGCGCAGATCAACCCGGCGACCGGCCGCGTCCACACCTCGTACAGCCTGACCGGCGCGCAGACCGGGCGGCTGTCGTCTACCGACCCCAATCTCCAGAACATCCCGATCCGCACCGAAGTCGGCCGCCAGATCCGCGATGCGTTCGTCGCCGAGCCGGGCAACGTCATCCTGGCCGCCGATTATTCGCAGATCGAACTGCGCCTCGCCGCGCACATCGCCGACGTGCCCCAGCTCCGCGAGGCGTTCGAGCGCGGTGACGACATCCATTCGATGACCGCCAACGAACTGTTCGGCGAGGTCAATCGCGACACTCGCGGCCGCGCCAAGACGATCAACTTCGCTATCCTATACGGCATCAGCCGCTGGGGCCTTGCCGGGCGGCTCGACGTGTCGGCGGACGAAGCGCAGGCGATGATCGACCGCTATTTCGAGCGCTTCCCGGGGATCAACCGCTACATCGCCGAAACGACGCAGAGCGTGCGCGAAAAGCAGTTCACCACCACCTTGTTCGGTCGCAAGACGCATTTCCCGCGGATCGCGTCGAAGGTGCAGCACGAACGCCAGGGCGCTGAACGCGCCGCGATCAACGCGCCGATCCAGGGCACCAGCGCCGACATCATCAAGCGCGCGATGGCGCGGATGGGACCGGCGCTGGCCGAGGCGGGGCTGCCGAATGTCCGCATGCTGATGCAGGTGCATGACGAGCTGGTGTTCGAATTGCCCGAGACCGATGTCGCGGCGGCACGGCCGGTGATCGAACGCGTGATGGCCACCGCGGCCGAACCCGCGGTCACGCTTAGCGTGCCGTTGGGCGTCGAAATCGGGGTGGGACCGAGTTGGGGCGCGGCGCATTGA